A region of the Agromyces sp. CF514 genome:
GACTGGGTGCTGCAGCCCGTCGGCGCCCCCACCTGGCGGTGGCAGAACACGCTCGACCTCGCGAACCCGGCGGCCTTCGCGTACCTGTTCGAGCGCCTCGACGCGCTGCTCTCCGAGCACCCGATCGCCTCCCTCAAGTGGGATCACAACCGCGACCTGCTCGCGATCGATGCGCACCGGCAGACGCGGGCGTTCCTCCGGCTCGTCGACGCGGTGCGGGCCGCGCACCCCGAGGTCGAGATCGAGTCGTGCGCCTCGGGTGGGGCGCGCATCGACCTCGGCGTGCTCGAGCGCGTCGAACGCGTCTGGACGAGCGACACCAACGACCCGCTCGTGCGGCAGCGGATCCAACGCTTCACGTCGCTCGTCGTGCCCCCCGAGTATCTCGGCGGCCACCTCGGTGCCGCGCACGCGCACACCACGGGCCGGAGCTCCTCGCTGTCGTTCCGCATGATCACGGCCCTGTTCGGGTCCGCCGGCATCGAGTGGAACCTCGCCGAGGCGGCCCCGCACGAGCGCGAGGCCGTCGCCGGCTGGATCGCGCTGTTCAAGCGCGAGCGCGGGTTCCTGCACTCGGGCGTCGTCGTGCGCGGCGACGACGCCGACCCGGGCGTGCTCGGGCACGGGGTGGTGGCTCCCGACGGATCGCGGGCGCTGTACGCGCGCGTCGCGCTGGACTCGGCGGAGACGGCACTGCCCGCACCCGCTCGCATCCCGGGACTCGACCCAGACCGCCGCTACCGCGTGCGCCCCGTCGAGGTCGGCGGGCCGCCGCCCGTGATCGCCGACGCGCCCCCGCCCTGGTGGGCGGCGGGCGAGGTCGTGCTGTCGGGGCGGGTGCTCGGCGAGACCGGGCTCGCCATGCCGTTGCTCGCCCCCGAGAACGCGTTGCTGCTCGAGGTCACGGCGGTCTGAGCCGCCCGGCTCGGTAGCCTCGCACCATGGAAGCCTCACGCGACGCGACGACGCGGCGTCCCGGAACCGTGCGCGACGCCGCAGGCGGCATCCTCGCGCTCACGGTCGCGACGTTCCTCGCGGTGACGACCGAGATGCTGCCGGTCGGCGTGCTGCCAGCGATGGGCGAAAAGCTCGGCGTCTCGGAGTCGATCGCCGGGCTGCTCGTGACGGTGTACGCGTTCATGGTCGCGACGCTCGCGGTGCCGTTGACCCTCTGGACCCGGCGGTTGCCCCGCAAGGGCCTGCTCCTCGGCACCATCGCCGCCTACACGGCGAGCAACGTCGTCGTCGCCCTGGCCTCGACCTTCGCCGTCGTCGCGGCCGGCCGCGCACTCGGCGGCATCGCGCACGCGCTGTTCTTCTCGCTGAGCATCGCCTACGGCTCGCGGCTCGTGCACGCCGCCCACACCGGGCGCGCGCTCGCGCTCGTGACGGCCGGCGCATCGGCCGGCTTCGTGCTGGGCGTTCCCCTCTCGACCTCGCTCGGCACCGCGGTCGGGTGGCGGGTCGCATTCGCGACGCTCGCCCTCGCCTGCGCCGCCGCGCTCCTGCTCGTCTGGCTGCTCCTGCCGTCGGTCGAGGTCGAACCGGCCGCCGTCGGGGCCGATCCGGAGCGGCGGGAGCGTCGCGGACGGCTCGCCATGGTCTCGACCGCGAACGCACTCGTCTACCTCGGGCAGTACACCTTCTACACGTACGTGGCCGTCGTCCTGCTCGCGGCGGGCCTCTCGGCGAGCGGGGTCGGCCCCGTGCTGCTCGTGCTCGGCGGCCTCGGCCTCGCCGGCACCTGGTTCGCCGGCGTCACGCTCGATCGCCGCCCTCGCGCCAGCCTCCTGGTCGCGCTCGCGGCCATCGTGCTGGGTCTGGCCGCGCTCGGCTTCACGTTCCCGAACCTCGTGGGGATGCTGGCGGCGTCCGTGCTGTGGGCGGTCGGCGTCGGTGCGGTGGCGTCGAGCTTCCAGACTGCGGCGATCCGCACCCGCGGCGCGACTCCCGACGTCATCGGCGCGCTCGTGAACGCCACCGCGAACGTCGGCATCGGGGGCGGAGCGGCGCTGGGCGGAGCGGTGCTCGCCGGTGCGGGGCTCGGCTGGGTGCCGTTCTGCGGCGCCGCCCTGGTGCTCGTCGGCGCGCTGGTCGTGCTGCTCGCCCGTCGCGCGTTCCCGTCGATGCCGGGCTGACACCGGTCGTTCGGAAGGCGAGCGCGAGACGAGCACGAGACGAGCGCGAGACGAGCACGAGGCGTTCGCGAGACGTGCGCGAACGCTGGTCGATCCTGCGAATCAGCTTCAGGCACTCCCGGATCGGGCGATTCGGGGGTAGCGTGACGACACGCGTTATATCGCGTCTTGCGATGATGGCGTCCAGAGGCAGGGGGTGGTGCTCGTGACCGGCATCGAAGTCGTGCTGAGCGTGCTCGGGGGCATCGTGCTGCTCTCGATCGCGGTCGTGGTGACGTTCGTGCTCGTCGTGCGAGCCGTCGTGCGCCGGGTGCGGCGCGAGCGGGTCGCGAGCGGCGCGGCCCTGCGGGCGAGGGCGCGCGTGAGCCGCGGCCCGCAGCGCGAGGTGCTCGCGCTGCGCGTCCGCCTCGACGAGTCGCTGCGCAGCGGAGCAGCGGCCATCGAACTCGTGTCCACGAGCCGCGGCGAGCTGCCTCGCCTGTTCGGGCGCATCCGCGACGAGGGCGCCGTGCTCGACCTGCAGCTCCGGCTCCTCGAGTCCGAACGCGACCAGGCCGTGCTCGCCCGGGAACGCGCCGCCGCACGTGAACGCGTCGACCAGGTCGAGCAGCTCGTTCGCCACGTGCGGTCCGCCGTGGCATCCGGCCTCTCCGGAACGACCGACGATTCGCTGGCCGCGCTCAGGTCGGAGGTCGACCGCGAGGTCGCGGCCCTGCGTGCGGGTATCGACGAACTGCAGGCGCTCAATCGCCGCGACGGCGGGCGCGCAGCGGCCGCGTTCCGGCCGCAGACCACGACTTCAACCGTTCGAGACGAGGGGAACCGACCATGAGCAGCAGTAGCAGCAACTCCGCGCGGGTGCGCACGATCTTCCGCAGCAAGACCACGAAGGCGCTCGATCGCATCGAGGACCCGCGAGAGACCCTCGACGACAGCTACGACCAGCAGGTGAAGCTGCTCCAGCAGGTCCGGGTCGCGGTGGCCGACGTCGCGACCGCGAAGAAGCGCATCGAATTGCAGGGCGAGGAGATGGGCGCGCGTTACCAGCGCCTCGGATCCCAGGCCTCCGAGGCGCTCGCGCAGGGCCGTGAAGACCTCGCGAGAGCCGCTCTCGAGCGCCGGGCGATGCTCGAGAGCCAGGTCGCGGCGTTGCAGCAGCAGTTCACCGCGCTCGACCGCCAGACCGCGCAGCTGCAGGAGCGAGAACGACGCCTCACCGACCAGGTCGCCGCCTTCCGCATCGAGAAGGAGACGATCA
Encoded here:
- a CDS encoding MFS transporter, whose translation is MEASRDATTRRPGTVRDAAGGILALTVATFLAVTTEMLPVGVLPAMGEKLGVSESIAGLLVTVYAFMVATLAVPLTLWTRRLPRKGLLLGTIAAYTASNVVVALASTFAVVAAGRALGGIAHALFFSLSIAYGSRLVHAAHTGRALALVTAGASAGFVLGVPLSTSLGTAVGWRVAFATLALACAAALLLVWLLLPSVEVEPAAVGADPERRERRGRLAMVSTANALVYLGQYTFYTYVAVVLLAAGLSASGVGPVLLVLGGLGLAGTWFAGVTLDRRPRASLLVALAAIVLGLAALGFTFPNLVGMLAASVLWAVGVGAVASSFQTAAIRTRGATPDVIGALVNATANVGIGGGAALGGAVLAGAGLGWVPFCGAALVLVGALVVLLARRAFPSMPG
- a CDS encoding PspA/IM30 family protein; translated protein: MSSSSSNSARVRTIFRSKTTKALDRIEDPRETLDDSYDQQVKLLQQVRVAVADVATAKKRIELQGEEMGARYQRLGSQASEALAQGREDLARAALERRAMLESQVAALQQQFTALDRQTAQLQERERRLTDQVAAFRIEKETIKATYTASAAQVKANEAVSGISNSIEDVGSSLDRARDRVAQMQARAAATDELLASGALTDLTAAPDADIERQLAVISAQAEIERQLQAMKGGAPASGADAAGRSDAAGGWLGIGQGR